Below is a genomic region from Kribbella qitaiheensis.
TGCGCAGTTCGAGGTGACCCCGCGCGCCCTTCGGCCGGGCCGGCTCGACCGGCTCGGCGACGTCGGGCTTCTCGTTGAGTACGCCGGACAGCTTCTCCAGCGCGGCACTCGCGGACAGGAACGTGTTGTAGAACTGCGAGATGTCCTGCAGCGGCTCGAAGAACTGCCGCAGGTAGAGCAGGAACGCCGTCAGCACGCCGACGGTGACGTGGCCGTGGTAGGCCTGCCACCCGCCGTACGCCAGGATCGCGACGATCGTGATGTTGCCGACGCCCTTGATGGACGGCATGAAGATCGCGTTGATCCGGAACGACTCGAGGTTCGCCTCGCGGTACTTGTCGTTGACCCCGTGGAAGATGTCCTCGTTGCGCGGCTCCCGCCGGAACGCCTGTACTGCGCGGATGCCCTGCATCGACTCGACGAAGTGCACGATCACCAGTACTACGGCCTCGCGCGTATGCCGGTAGACCACCGACGACCGGCGGCGGAACCACGCGGTCAGCAGGAAGAGCACCGGGAACGACAGCAGCGCGAGTAGCCCGAGTCGCACGTCCAGTGTCAGCAGCAGAATCGCAGTACCGACCAGTGTCAGCAGTGCCGTCACCAGGCCGTCGAAGCCGGTCTCCAGCATCTCGTCGATGACATCCACGTCCGAGGTCATCCGGGAGATCACCCGCCCCGACGTGTACTTGTCGTGGAACGACGGGCTGAGCCGCTGGAAGTGGTCGAACACCCGCCGCCGCAGGCCGAGCAGGATCGTCTGGCCGAGCCGGCCCGACCGCATCAGGAAGACCTGCCGGGCGCCCGCCTGGATCAGCGCGGACGCCAGCACCACGAAGACGATCGTGACGAGCGTCTTGTTGCCCTCTCCCGCCAGGATCGGCGGGATGCCCTTGTCGATGCCGAGGTGGACCAGGTACGGCACCGACAGCCGGGCCGCGTTCTCCACCACGACGATCACGACCAGAAGCCAGATCAGCTTCTTGTACGGCCGCAGCAGTTCGCCGAGCAACTTGCGCGACTGTTCCTTCAGCCGCACGGTCGTTGCCCTCGACAACTCGTCGTTGCCTTCTTCGGCGTACCCGCGCCAGGAGTCGTTCTGCCGTTCGGCCGTGGGCTGAGGTGGTTGCTGGGTCGTCGTCATGCGTGCACCTCCTCCTCTTCGGCCGCCAGCAGTGTCCGGTACGCCGGCACGGTGGCGAGCAGTTCGCTGTGGGTACCGACGTGGGTGATCGTGCCGTCCTGCAGCAGGGCGACCTGATCCGCCAGCATCACTGTCGACGCGCGGTGTGCCACCACGATGCCGGTGGTCTCGGCGAGCACGTTGCGCAGCGCCTCTTCGACCAGAGCCTCGGTGTGGACATCGAGCGCGGACAGCGTGTCGTCCAGCACCAGTACTGCGGGTCGCGCGAGCACTGCACGAGCCAGCGCCAGCCGCTGCCGCTGACCGCCGGACAGCGACATGCCCTGCTCACCGACGCGGGTGTCCAGACCCCAGGGCAGGTCGTTCGCGAAGGTCGCCTGGGCGATCTCCAACGCCTGCTGCACATCCGCCTCGCTGGCGTCCGGGCGGCCGAGCGAGATGTTCTCCCGGGCGCTCATCGAGAACAGCGTCGGGTCGTCGAAGGCCGACGCCACCGCGCTGCGCAGAGACCGGAGAGTGAGGTCCCGTACGTCGTGCCCGTCGATCGTGATCCGTCCGCCGGTCACGTCGTACAGGCGGGGGATCAGCGCGGTCAGGGTGGTCTTGCCGGATCCGGTGGCGCCGACCAGGGCCAGCGTCGTACCGGGTGGCAGGTCCAGGTTGATGTTGTGCAGTACGTCCGCCGAGTCCGGGCTGAACCGGAAGCTGACGTTCTCGAACCGCAGGTGCCCCCGTGGGCGCACCAGCTCGTCCGGGCCGTCGATGATGGTGGACTCGGTGTCCAGGATCTCGCTGATCCGGTCCGCGGACGTCATCGCTTCCTGGGCCATCGCCAGGATCGTGCCGAGCGACTCGACCGGCCAGATCAGCGACAGCATCAGCGTGATGAAGGCGACCAGCGTGCCCAGCGTGATCGAGTGCCGGCCGACGGCGAGCGCGCCGAGCAGCAGCACGATCACCAGCGTCAGGTTCGGGATCACTTCCAGGAAGGTCCAGAAGCGTGACGCCAGCCGGACCTTGTCCACCGACGTCTCGTAGAGCTTCACCGCGCCGTCGTCGAACTGCTGCTTGACGTGCTCGCGGCGGCCGAACGCCTTGATCACCCGGAAGCCGACCGCCGACTCCTCGATCCGGGTGGCCAGGTCGCCCTGCTGGTCCTGCACCCGGCGGGAGATCGCCAGGTACTTCTTCTCGAACTTCAGCGACACGACGATGATCGGTGCCGCGGCCACCAGGACGACGACGCCGAGCGGCCAGTAGAGCCGCAGCAGCAGGATGGTGACGACCACCAGCTGCAGGATGTTGATCACCAGGAACAGCAGGCCGAAGCCCATGAACCGGCGAATGATCGACAGGTCGGAGGTGACCCGGGAGAGCAGCTGGCCGCTCTGCCAACGGCTGTGGAACTCCATCGGGAGCGCCTGCAGCCGGACGTACAGGTCGTGCCGGAGGGTCGCCTCGAGGTCGCTGACCGCGCGGGACTGCGCCCAGCGGCGCATCCAGACCAGCAGTACTTCGCTGATGCTGAGGCCGAGAGCGAGCAGGGCCAGCGGGAGGAGCAGATCGATCTCACGACGGGTGACCGGTCCGTCGATGATGGCTCGCGTGACGAGCGGGACGGTCAGGCTGACGCCCACGCCGAGGACGGCGGTCGTGAACATGATCAGCAGGCGCCAGCGGTGCGGGCGCAGGTAGGGACGGAGTCGCCAGAGGTTCTGACTCCGCCGGTGGTTACGGCTGGAAGGGGCAGCAATCGACGGCGCTTTGACAGGTGGCTCAGAGGGCATCTGGAGGGGCGCACTTCCCAACATGCTCGGCACGGAAGGGGCTTGCAACCGGAAAACGGCGCAATTTCAAGTATCCCCCAATCGGTAACCGATGTCCCCCGAATTCCATTCCCCGGTGAAGCATTTGCCGCTAGTTGCAATGGGTGGATCGTCTCCTCTCGCGGCGGCAGGGGTCACACTCATCACAATCCGCAATGAGTGCTGCCGGGGTGTGACCCATGCGTGACACGGGTTATTCGGGTGACAGCGGGGATCGGGGTGCGGGACGCTGGGATGTCTCGTCCTTCGGCTGGAAAGGAACTGATGCAGGCTGCGATCACGGTGACGCCCGAGCAGTTGCCCGAGGTGTTGCTGCATGTTGCCGTCGTCCGCCCGGTCTTCCTGTGGGGAGCGCCCGGGATCGGCAAGAGCAGTCTGGTGCGTTCGTTCGCCGACTCGCTGGGGCTGGAGTGCGTGACGCTGCTCGGTACCCAGCTCGCGCCCGAAGACCTGATCGGCGTACCGCAGATCGTCGACGGCCGGAGCCGGTTCGCGCCGCCGGTGAGCATCGCCCGGGACGAGCCGTACTGCCTGTTCCTCGATGAGCTGAACGCGTCGTCGGCAGAGGTTCAGAAGGCGTTCTATTCGCTGATCCTGGACCGCCGGATCGGCGAGTACGAGCTGCCGGCCGGATCGGTGGTGATCGGGGCCGGGAACCGCGCGACCGACAACGCGCTGGCGCGGCCGATGGCGAGCGCACTGGTGAACCGTCTCGTCCACGTCCACCTGCGCGCCTCGGCGACGGACTGGCTGCGCTGGGCCGCCGGCGCTGGGATCCACTCCTGGGTGCTCGACTACCTGCGCAACCGGCCGGACCACCTGTGGATCGC
It encodes:
- a CDS encoding ABC transporter ATP-binding protein, whose protein sequence is MFTTAVLGVGVSLTVPLVTRAIIDGPVTRREIDLLLPLALLALGLSISEVLLVWMRRWAQSRAVSDLEATLRHDLYVRLQALPMEFHSRWQSGQLLSRVTSDLSIIRRFMGFGLLFLVINILQLVVVTILLLRLYWPLGVVVLVAAAPIIVVSLKFEKKYLAISRRVQDQQGDLATRIEESAVGFRVIKAFGRREHVKQQFDDGAVKLYETSVDKVRLASRFWTFLEVIPNLTLVIVLLLGALAVGRHSITLGTLVAFITLMLSLIWPVESLGTILAMAQEAMTSADRISEILDTESTIIDGPDELVRPRGHLRFENVSFRFSPDSADVLHNINLDLPPGTTLALVGATGSGKTTLTALIPRLYDVTGGRITIDGHDVRDLTLRSLRSAVASAFDDPTLFSMSARENISLGRPDASEADVQQALEIAQATFANDLPWGLDTRVGEQGMSLSGGQRQRLALARAVLARPAVLVLDDTLSALDVHTEALVEEALRNVLAETTGIVVAHRASTVMLADQVALLQDGTITHVGTHSELLATVPAYRTLLAAEEEEVHA
- a CDS encoding AAA family ATPase, with amino-acid sequence MQAAITVTPEQLPEVLLHVAVVRPVFLWGAPGIGKSSLVRSFADSLGLECVTLLGTQLAPEDLIGVPQIVDGRSRFAPPVSIARDEPYCLFLDELNASSAEVQKAFYSLILDRRIGEYELPAGSVVIGAGNRATDNALARPMASALVNRLVHVHLRASATDWLRWAAGAGIHSWVLDYLRNRPDHLWIAPPKTEEPFSSPRSWHMLSDALHSYGDGIEDETLRVLAFGTLTAGHASSFRAFVKTVRNAFGLDAILKGEAGWPAAAEDRDLLYFLAETFRARLVKELAADKASASPAARLLAHRGKALLVQLAEISLEIAQIVIATDDDGNAVLPSWFLVEVTRDLPRLVAARA